A region from the Symphalangus syndactylus isolate Jambi chromosome 2, NHGRI_mSymSyn1-v2.1_pri, whole genome shotgun sequence genome encodes:
- the GBF1 gene encoding Golgi-specific brefeldin A-resistance guanine nucleotide exchange factor 1 isoform X19, which yields MVDKNIYIIQGEINVVVGAIKRNARWSTHTPLDEERDPLLHSFSHLKEVLNSITELSEIEPNVFLRPFLEVIRSEDTTGPITGLALTSVNKFLSYALIDPTHEGTAEGMENMADAVTHARFVGTDPASDEVVLMKILQILRTLLLTPVGAHLTNESVCEIMQSCFRICFEMRLSELLRKSAEHTLVDMVQLLFTRLPQFKEEPKSYVGTNMKKISPCLLNKLELSSGEQTKALNQLERVLLFKNLKLKMRAGGMSDSSKWKKQKRSPRPPRHMTKVTPGSELPTPNGTTLSSNLTGSMPFIDVPTPISSASSEAASAVVSPSTDSGLEFSSQTTSKEDLTDLEQPGSPGYSTATEPGSSELGVPEQPDLQQEGTHVEKSQSASVESIPEVLEECTSPADHSDSASVHDMDYVNPRGVRFTQSSQKEGTALVPYGLPCIRELFRFLISLTNPHDRHNSEVMIHMGLHLLTVALESAPVAQCQTLLGLIKDEMCRHLFQLLSIERLNLYAASLRVCFLLFESMREHLKFQMEMYIKKLMEIITVENPKMPYEMKEMALEAIVQLWRIPSFVTELYINYDCDYYCSNLFEDLTKLLSKNAFPVSGQLYTTHLLSLDALLTVIDSTEAHCQAKVLNSLTQQEKKETARPSCEIVDGTREASNTERTASDGKAVGMASDIPGLHLPGGGWLPPEHGKPGRSDMEEAVDSGADKKFARKPPRFSCLLPDPRELIEIKNKKKLLITGTEQFNQKPKKGIQFLQEKGLLTIPMDNTEVAQWLRENPRLDKKMIGEFVSDRKNIDLLESFVSTFSFQGLRLDEALRLYLEAFRLPGEAPVIQRLLEAFTERWMNCNGSPFANSDACFSLAYAVIMLNTDQHNHNVRKQNAPMTLEEFRKNLKGVNGGKDFEQDILEDMYHAIKNEEIVMPEEQTGLVRENYVWNVLLHRGATPEGIFLRVPTASYDLDLFTMTWGPTIAALSYVFDKSLEETIIQKAISGFRKCAMISAHYGLSDVFDNLIISLCKFTALSSESIENLPSVFGSNPKAHIAAKTVFHLAHRHGDILREGWKNIMEAMLQLFRAQLLPKAMVEVEDFVDPNGKISLQREETPSNRGESTVLSFVSWLTLSGPEQSSVRGPSTENQEAKRVALECIKQCDPEKMITESKFLQLESLQELMKALVSVTPDEETYDEEDAAFCLEMLLRIVLENRDRVGCVWQTVRDHLYHLCVQAQDFCFLVERAVVGLLRLAIRLLRREEISGQVLLSLRILLLMKPSVLSRVSHQVAYGLHELLKTNAANIHSGDDWATLFTLLECIGSGVKPPAALQATARADAPDAGAQSDSELSSYHQNDVSLDRGYTSDSEVYTDHGRPGKIHRSATDADVVNSGWLVVGKDDIDNSKPGPSHPGPSPLINQYSLTVGLDLGPHDTKSLLKCVESLSFIVRDAAHITPDNFELCVKTLRIFVEASLNGGCKSQEKRGKSHKYDSKGNRFKKKSKEGSMLRRPRTSSQHASRGGQSDDDEDEGVPASYHTVSLQLLDLMHTLHTRAASIYSSWAEEQRHLETGGQKIEADSRTLWAHCWCPLLQGIACLCCDARRQVRMQALTYLQRALLVHDLQKLDALEWESCFNKVLFPLLTKLLENISPADVGGMEETRMRASTLLSKVFLQHLSPLLSLSTFAALWLTILDFMDKYMHAGSSDLLSEAIPESLKNMLLVMDTAEIFHSADARGGGPSALWEITWERIDCFLPHLRDELFKQTVIQDFEKPEGPRAASSSSPGSPVASSPSRLSPTPDGPPPLAQPPLILQPLASPLQVGVPPMTLPIILNPALIEATSPVPLLATPRPTDPIPTSEVN from the exons ATCCCACCCATGAGGGCACAGCAGAGGGCATGGAGAACATGGCGGATGCTGTCACCCATGCTCGTTTTGTGGGCACTGATCCTGCCAGTGATGAAGTTGTCCTGATGAAAATCCTTCAG ATTCTACGGACTCTGCTGCTAACCCCAGTGGGTGCCCACCTTACCAATGAATCTGTGTGTGAGATTATGCAGTCTTGCTTCCGGATCTGCTTTGAAATGAGGCTCAGTG AGTTATTGAGAAAATCCGCAGAGCACACTCTCGTAGACATGGTGCAGCTGCTCTTCACAAG GTTACCTCAGTTTAAAGAAGAACCCAAGAGCTATGTGGGGACCAACATGAAGAAG ATATCTCCATGTCTCCTCAACAAACTGGAGCTAAGTAGTGGGGAGCAGACCAAAGCCCTGAACCAGTTAGAGAGGGTACTACTCTTTAAGAACCTCaag CTGAAAATGAGAGCTGGAGGCATGAGTGATTCAtccaaatggaagaaacagaAGAGATCCCCTCGGCCCCCACGCCATATGACCAAAGTCACACCAGGTTCAGAGCTGCCCACTCCCAATGGAACCACCTTATCATCTAACCTCACTG GCAGCATGCCCTTCATTGATGTGCCCACTCCCATCTCCTCTGCAAGTTCAGAAGCTGCCTCAGCAGTGGTCAGTCCCTCTACAGACAGTGGCCTGGAATTCTCCTCCCAAACCACTTCCAAGGAAGACCTTACTGATCTAGAGCAACCTGGCTCTCCAGGGTACAGCACAGCTACAGAACCTGGGAGCAGTGAGCTAGGTGTTCCCGAGCAGCCTGACCTCCAG CAGGAAGGGACCCATGTGGAAAAGTCCCAGTCAGCATCTGTGGAGTCCATCCCTGAAGTGTTAGAGGAGTGCACGTCCCCTGCCGACCACTCTGACTCTGCCTCTGTCCATGACATGGATTACGTCAATCCCCGGGGCGTGCGCTTTACACAGTCCTCCCAGAAAGAAG GCACAGCTTTGGTCCCCTATGGTCTTCCCTGCATCCGCGAGCTCTTCCGCTTCCTCATCTCCCTCACCAATCCACACGACCGCCATAACTCAGAGGTTATGATTCACATGGGACTGCATTTGCTGACAGTGGCCCTTGAGTCAGCCCCTGTAGCCCAGTGCCAGACCCTCTTGGGCCTCATCAAGGATGAGATGTGCCGTCACTTATTCCAG CTACTCAGCATAGAGCGACTGAACCTTTATGCTGCTTCCCTGCGAGTATGCTTCCTACTGTTTGAGAGCATGCGAGAGCACCTCAAGTTCCAAATGGAG atgtacatcaaaaagcttatggaGATCATCACTGTGGAGAACCCCAAGATGCCTTACGAGATGAAGGAGATGGCACTGGAGGCCATTGTGCAGCTCTGGCGCATCCCCAGCTTTGTCACAGAGCTCTACATCAACTATGATTGTGACTACTACTGTTCCAACCTCTTTGAGGATCTCACAAAGCTGCTGTCCAAG AATGCCTTCCCTGTGTCTGGTCAACTCTATACAACACACCTACTATCTCTTGATGCCCTATTGACAGTGATTGACAGCACCGAGGCCCACTGCcaggccaaagtcctcaacagCCTCACCCAGCAAGAGAAGAAGGAGACAGCCAGACCAAGCTGTGAGATAGTAGATGGCACCCGAGAAGCTAGCAATA CTGAGAGAACTGCCAGCGATGGGAAAGCTGTAGGCATGGCCTCAGACATCCCAGGCCTGCATCTGCCAGGTGGAGGGTGGCTGCCACCAGAACATGGGAAACCAGGACGCAGTGATATGGAGGAAGCTGTTGACTCTGGGG CTGACAAAAAGTTTGCCCGGAAGCCACCTCGATTTTCCTGTCTCCTGCCAGATCCACGGGAactaattgaaattaaaaacaaaaagaag CTGCTAATCACTGGCACAGAGCAGTTCAATCAGAAACCAAAGAAGGGGATTCAGTTTCTGCAAGAGAAAGGCCTCCTCACCATCCCAATGGACAACACAGAGGTTGCTCAGTGGCTCCGAGAGAACCCTCGGCTGGACAAGAAGATGATTGGAGAGTTTGTGAGTGACCGCAAAAACATTGACCTGTTGGAGAGCTTTGTGAG CACCTTCAGTTTTCAGGGTCTGCGACTGGACGAAGCTCTCCGCCTCTACCTGGAAGCCTTCCGTTTGCCTGGGGAAGCACCAGTCATCCAGAGGTTGCTGGAGGCATTCACAGAGCGTTGGATG AATTGTAATGGCTCCCCATTTGCCAATAGCGATGCCTGCTTTTCCCTGGCCTATGCTGTCATCATGCTTAATACTGACCAGCACAACCACAATGTTCGTAAACAGAATGCACCCATGACCCTGGAG GAGTTTCGCAAAAATCTAAAAGGTGTGAACGGAGGCAAGGACTTTGAGCAAGACATCCTGGAGGACATGTACCATGCCATCAA GAATGAGGAAATTGTAATGCCTGAGGAACAGACAGGCTTGGTTCGGGAGAACTATGTGTGGAATGTGCTGCTTCATCGAGGTGCCACCCCTGAGGGCATATTCCTGCGTGTGCCTACTGCCAGCTATGATCTTGACCTCTTCACCATGACCTGGGGCCCCACTATTGCTGCTCTCTCTTATGTCTTTGACAAAAGCCTTGAGGAGACAATCATCCAGAAAGCCATCTCAGGCTTCAG GAAGTGCGCCATGATCTCCGCCCACTATGGCCTCAGCGATGTGTTTGACAATCTCATCATCTCTCTATGCAAATTCACAGCTCTCAGCAGTGAG TCTATTGAGAACCTGCCCAGTGTATTTGGAAGCAACCCTAAAGCCCATATTGCAGCCAAGACAGTATTCCATTTGGCCCATCGTCATGGTGACATCTTGCGGGAGGGCTGGAAGAATATCATGGAGGCCATGCTGCAGCTCTTCCGAGCCCAACTACTGCCCAAGGCTATGGTAGAG GTAGAAGATTTTGTGGATCCCAATGGCAAGATCTCTCTACAGCGGGAAGAGACACCATCAAACCG AGGAGAGTCAACAGTGCTGAGCTTTGTGAGCTGGCTAACACTGAGTGGTCCTGAGCAGTCTAGTGTGCGGGGCCCATCCACTGAAAACCAAGAGGCCAAGAGAGTGGCCTTAGAGTGTATAAAG CAATGTGACCCAGAAAAAATGATCACAGAAAGCAAGTTCCTCCAGCTGGAATCACTACAGGAGCTCATGAAG GCTCTGGTCTCAGTGACACCAGATGAAGAGACATATGATGAGGAAGATGCTGCTTTCTGCCTAGAGATGCTGCTAAGGATTGTGTTGGAGAACAG GGATCGTGTGGGCTGTGTGTGGCAGACTGTTCGAGACCATCTATACCACCTCTGTGTTCAGGCACAAGATTTCTGCTTCCTTGTGGAGCGGGCAGTGGTGGGGTTGCTACGCCTGGCCATTCGGCTGCTCCGGAGAGAAGAGATCAGTGGTCAG GTGCTGCTCTCTCTACGCATTTTGCTACTGATGAAACCCAGTGTGCTATCCCGAGTCAGCCACCAGGTTGCGTACGGGCTCCATGAACTCCTGAAGACCAACGCAGCCAACATCCACTCAGGTGATGACTGGGCCACACTCTTCACGCTGCTGGAGTGCATCGGCTCAGGTGTGAAGCCTCCAGCTGCTCTGCAGGCCACAGCCAGAGCAGATGCACCTGATGCTG GGGCCCAGTCAGACAGTGAGCTCTCATCCTACCATCAGAATGATGTGAGCCTGGATCGAGGGTACACTTCCGACTCAGAGGTCTACACTGACCATGGCAGGCCGGGCAAGATACACCGATCAGCCACAGATGCCGATGTGGTCAACAGTGGTTGGTTAGTG GTCGGGAAGGATGACATTGATAACTCCAAGCCAGGGCCCAGCCACCCAGGCCCTTCACCCCTGATCAATCAATACAGCCTAACAGTGGGACTGGATTTGGGGCCACATGACACTAAGTCTCTGCTTAAGTGTGTGGAATCGCTGTCCTTCATCGTGCGTGATGCTGCCCATATCACACCTGACAACTTCGAGCTCTGTGTCAAGACTCTCCGGATCTTTGTGGAGGCCAGTCTGAATGGCG GATGCAAGTCCCAGGAGAAACGTGGCAAGAGTCACAAATATGACAGCAAAGGGAACCGCTTCAAGAAGAAATCCAAAGAGGGATCAATGCTTCGCCGGCCTCGAACCTCCAGCCAACATGCCTCTCGGGGCGGGCAGAGTGATGATGATGAGGACGAAGGCGTGCCTGCCAGCTACCATACGGTGTCTTTACAG TTGCTAGACCTGATGCACACCCTGCACACGCGGGCAGCCTCTATCTACAGCTCATGGGCGGAGGAGCAACGCCACCTGGAGACAGGTGGCCAGAAGATTGAAGCTGATTCTCGCACCCTCTGGGCCCACTGCTGGTGCCCTTTACTGCAGG GTATTGCCTGCCTGTGCTGCGATGCCCGGCGCCAGGTACGGATGCAGGCACTGACCTATCTGCAGCGAGCACTACTTGTACATGATCTGCAAAAGCTAGATGCCCTGGAATGGGAGTCCTGTTTTAACAAG GTGCTGTTTCCTCTACTTACCAAGCTCTTGGAGAACATCAGCCCTGCAGATGTGGGTGGGATGGAGGAGACCCGGATGAGGGCTTCCACATTGCTCTCTAAG GTCTTCCTGCAGCACCTGTCTCCACTGCTGTCACTCTCTACCTTTGCGGCCCTCTGGCTCACCATCTTGGACTTCATGGACAAGTACATGCACGCAGGTTCCAGCGACTTACTG TCAGAGGCGATCCCTGAGTCTCTGAAGAACATGCTTCTGGTGATGGACACAGCGGAGATTTTCCACAGTGCAGATGCACGGGGAGGCGGCCCCTCGGCCCTCTGGGAGATCACCTGGGAACGCATTGACTGTTTTCTGCCTCACCTACGAGATGAACTCTTCAAGCAGACCGTCATCCAGG ACTTTGAGAAGCCTGAAGGCCCCCGAGCCGCCAGCAGCAGCTCCCCAGGATCACCAGTGGCCTCAAGCCCCAGCAGGCTGAGCCCCACCCCCGATGGGCCTCCACCCTTGGCTCAGCCCCCACTGATCCTGCAGCCCTTGGCCTCCCCACTGCAGGTGGGCGTGCCACCTATGACTCTGCCCATCATCCTCAACCCTGCGCTCATCGAGGCCACCTCACCAGTGCCCCTCCTGGCCACACCCCGCCCCACAGATCCCATACCCACCTCTGAGGTCAACTAA
- the GBF1 gene encoding Golgi-specific brefeldin A-resistance guanine nucleotide exchange factor 1 isoform X13, translated as MVDKNIYIIQGEINVVVGAIKRNARWSTHTPLDEERDPLLHSFSHLKEVLNSITELSEIEPNVFLRPFLEVIRSEDTTGPITGLALTSVNKFLSYALIDPTHEGTAEGMENMADAVTHARFVGTDPASDEVVLMKILQILRTLLLTPVGAHLTNESVCEIMQSCFRICFEMRLSELLRKSAEHTLVDMVQLLFTRLPQFKEEPKSYVGTNMKKLKMRAGGMSDSSKWKKQKRSPRPPRHMTKVTPGSELPTPNGTTLSSNLTGSMPFIDVPTPISSASSEAASAVVSPSTDSGLEFSSQTTSKEDLTDLEQPGSPGYSTATEPGSSELGVPEQPDLQQEGTHVEKSQSASVESIPEVLEECTSPADHSDSASVHDMDYVNPRGVRFTQSSQKEGTALVPYGLPCIRELFRFLISLTNPHDRHNSEVMIHMGLHLLTVALESAPVAQCQTLLGLIKDEMCRHLFQLLSIERLNLYAASLRVCFLLFESMREHLKFQMEMYIKKLMEIITVENPKMPYEMKEMALEAIVQLWRIPSFVTELYINYDCDYYCSNLFEDLTKLLSKNAFPVSGQLYTTHLLSLDALLTVIDSTEAHCQAKVLNSLTQQEKKETARPSCEIVDGTREASNTERTASDGKAVGMASDIPGLHLPGGGWLPPEHGKPGRSDMEEAVDSGADKKFARKPPRFSCLLPDPRELIEIKNKKKLLITGTEQFNQKPKKGIQFLQEKGLLTIPMDNTEVAQWLRENPRLDKKMIGEFVSDRKNIDLLESFVSTFSFQGLRLDEALRLYLEAFRLPGEAPVIQRLLEAFTERWMNCNGSPFANSDACFSLAYAVIMLNTDQHNHNVRKQNAPMTLEEFRKNLKGVNGGKDFEQDILEDMYHAIKNEEIVMPEEQTGLVRENYVWNVLLHRGATPEGIFLRVPTASYDLDLFTMTWGPTIAALSYVFDKSLEETIIQKAISGFRKCAMISAHYGLSDVFDNLIISLCKFTALSSESIENLPSVFGSNPKAHIAAKTVFHLAHRHGDILREGWKNIMEAMLQLFRAQLLPKAMVEVEDFVDPNGKISLQREETPSNRGESTVLSFVSWLTLSGPEQSSVRGPSTENQEAKRVALECIKQCDPEKMITESKFLQLESLQELMKALVSVTPDEETYDEEDAAFCLEMLLRIVLENRDRVGCVWQTVRDHLYHLCVQAQDFCFLVERAVVGLLRLAIRLLRREEISGQVLLSLRILLLMKPSVLSRVSHQVAYGLHELLKTNAANIHSGDDWATLFTLLECIGSGVKPPAALQATARADAPDAGAQSDSELSSYHQNDVSLDRGYTSDSEVYTDHGRPGKIHRSATDADVVNSGWLVVGKDDIDNSKPGPSHPGPSPLINQYSLTVGLDLGPHDTKSLLKCVESLSFIVRDAAHITPDNFELCVKTLRIFVEASLNGGCKSQEKRGKSHKYDSKGNRFKKKSKEGSMLRRPRTSSQHASRGGQSDDDEDEGVPASYHTVSLQLLDLMHTLHTRAASIYSSWAEEQRHLETGGQKIEADSRTLWAHCWCPLLQGIACLCCDARRQVRMQALTYLQRALLVHDLQKLDALEWESCFNKVLFPLLTKLLENISPADVGGMEETRMRASTLLSKVFLQHLSPLLSLSTFAALWLTILDFMDKYMHAGSSDLLSEAIPESLKNMLLVMDTAEIFHSADARGGGPSALWEITWERIDCFLPHLRDELFKQTVIQDPIPMEPHGQKPLASAHLTSAAGDTRSPGHPPPPEIPSELGACDFEKPEGPRAASSSSPGSPVASSPSRLSPTPDGPPPLAQPPLILQPLASPLQVGVPPMTLPIILNPALIEATSPVPLLATPRPTDPIPTSEVN; from the exons ATCCCACCCATGAGGGCACAGCAGAGGGCATGGAGAACATGGCGGATGCTGTCACCCATGCTCGTTTTGTGGGCACTGATCCTGCCAGTGATGAAGTTGTCCTGATGAAAATCCTTCAG ATTCTACGGACTCTGCTGCTAACCCCAGTGGGTGCCCACCTTACCAATGAATCTGTGTGTGAGATTATGCAGTCTTGCTTCCGGATCTGCTTTGAAATGAGGCTCAGTG AGTTATTGAGAAAATCCGCAGAGCACACTCTCGTAGACATGGTGCAGCTGCTCTTCACAAG GTTACCTCAGTTTAAAGAAGAACCCAAGAGCTATGTGGGGACCAACATGAAGAAG CTGAAAATGAGAGCTGGAGGCATGAGTGATTCAtccaaatggaagaaacagaAGAGATCCCCTCGGCCCCCACGCCATATGACCAAAGTCACACCAGGTTCAGAGCTGCCCACTCCCAATGGAACCACCTTATCATCTAACCTCACTG GCAGCATGCCCTTCATTGATGTGCCCACTCCCATCTCCTCTGCAAGTTCAGAAGCTGCCTCAGCAGTGGTCAGTCCCTCTACAGACAGTGGCCTGGAATTCTCCTCCCAAACCACTTCCAAGGAAGACCTTACTGATCTAGAGCAACCTGGCTCTCCAGGGTACAGCACAGCTACAGAACCTGGGAGCAGTGAGCTAGGTGTTCCCGAGCAGCCTGACCTCCAG CAGGAAGGGACCCATGTGGAAAAGTCCCAGTCAGCATCTGTGGAGTCCATCCCTGAAGTGTTAGAGGAGTGCACGTCCCCTGCCGACCACTCTGACTCTGCCTCTGTCCATGACATGGATTACGTCAATCCCCGGGGCGTGCGCTTTACACAGTCCTCCCAGAAAGAAG GCACAGCTTTGGTCCCCTATGGTCTTCCCTGCATCCGCGAGCTCTTCCGCTTCCTCATCTCCCTCACCAATCCACACGACCGCCATAACTCAGAGGTTATGATTCACATGGGACTGCATTTGCTGACAGTGGCCCTTGAGTCAGCCCCTGTAGCCCAGTGCCAGACCCTCTTGGGCCTCATCAAGGATGAGATGTGCCGTCACTTATTCCAG CTACTCAGCATAGAGCGACTGAACCTTTATGCTGCTTCCCTGCGAGTATGCTTCCTACTGTTTGAGAGCATGCGAGAGCACCTCAAGTTCCAAATGGAG atgtacatcaaaaagcttatggaGATCATCACTGTGGAGAACCCCAAGATGCCTTACGAGATGAAGGAGATGGCACTGGAGGCCATTGTGCAGCTCTGGCGCATCCCCAGCTTTGTCACAGAGCTCTACATCAACTATGATTGTGACTACTACTGTTCCAACCTCTTTGAGGATCTCACAAAGCTGCTGTCCAAG AATGCCTTCCCTGTGTCTGGTCAACTCTATACAACACACCTACTATCTCTTGATGCCCTATTGACAGTGATTGACAGCACCGAGGCCCACTGCcaggccaaagtcctcaacagCCTCACCCAGCAAGAGAAGAAGGAGACAGCCAGACCAAGCTGTGAGATAGTAGATGGCACCCGAGAAGCTAGCAATA CTGAGAGAACTGCCAGCGATGGGAAAGCTGTAGGCATGGCCTCAGACATCCCAGGCCTGCATCTGCCAGGTGGAGGGTGGCTGCCACCAGAACATGGGAAACCAGGACGCAGTGATATGGAGGAAGCTGTTGACTCTGGGG CTGACAAAAAGTTTGCCCGGAAGCCACCTCGATTTTCCTGTCTCCTGCCAGATCCACGGGAactaattgaaattaaaaacaaaaagaag CTGCTAATCACTGGCACAGAGCAGTTCAATCAGAAACCAAAGAAGGGGATTCAGTTTCTGCAAGAGAAAGGCCTCCTCACCATCCCAATGGACAACACAGAGGTTGCTCAGTGGCTCCGAGAGAACCCTCGGCTGGACAAGAAGATGATTGGAGAGTTTGTGAGTGACCGCAAAAACATTGACCTGTTGGAGAGCTTTGTGAG CACCTTCAGTTTTCAGGGTCTGCGACTGGACGAAGCTCTCCGCCTCTACCTGGAAGCCTTCCGTTTGCCTGGGGAAGCACCAGTCATCCAGAGGTTGCTGGAGGCATTCACAGAGCGTTGGATG AATTGTAATGGCTCCCCATTTGCCAATAGCGATGCCTGCTTTTCCCTGGCCTATGCTGTCATCATGCTTAATACTGACCAGCACAACCACAATGTTCGTAAACAGAATGCACCCATGACCCTGGAG GAGTTTCGCAAAAATCTAAAAGGTGTGAACGGAGGCAAGGACTTTGAGCAAGACATCCTGGAGGACATGTACCATGCCATCAA GAATGAGGAAATTGTAATGCCTGAGGAACAGACAGGCTTGGTTCGGGAGAACTATGTGTGGAATGTGCTGCTTCATCGAGGTGCCACCCCTGAGGGCATATTCCTGCGTGTGCCTACTGCCAGCTATGATCTTGACCTCTTCACCATGACCTGGGGCCCCACTATTGCTGCTCTCTCTTATGTCTTTGACAAAAGCCTTGAGGAGACAATCATCCAGAAAGCCATCTCAGGCTTCAG GAAGTGCGCCATGATCTCCGCCCACTATGGCCTCAGCGATGTGTTTGACAATCTCATCATCTCTCTATGCAAATTCACAGCTCTCAGCAGTGAG TCTATTGAGAACCTGCCCAGTGTATTTGGAAGCAACCCTAAAGCCCATATTGCAGCCAAGACAGTATTCCATTTGGCCCATCGTCATGGTGACATCTTGCGGGAGGGCTGGAAGAATATCATGGAGGCCATGCTGCAGCTCTTCCGAGCCCAACTACTGCCCAAGGCTATGGTAGAG GTAGAAGATTTTGTGGATCCCAATGGCAAGATCTCTCTACAGCGGGAAGAGACACCATCAAACCG AGGAGAGTCAACAGTGCTGAGCTTTGTGAGCTGGCTAACACTGAGTGGTCCTGAGCAGTCTAGTGTGCGGGGCCCATCCACTGAAAACCAAGAGGCCAAGAGAGTGGCCTTAGAGTGTATAAAG CAATGTGACCCAGAAAAAATGATCACAGAAAGCAAGTTCCTCCAGCTGGAATCACTACAGGAGCTCATGAAG GCTCTGGTCTCAGTGACACCAGATGAAGAGACATATGATGAGGAAGATGCTGCTTTCTGCCTAGAGATGCTGCTAAGGATTGTGTTGGAGAACAG GGATCGTGTGGGCTGTGTGTGGCAGACTGTTCGAGACCATCTATACCACCTCTGTGTTCAGGCACAAGATTTCTGCTTCCTTGTGGAGCGGGCAGTGGTGGGGTTGCTACGCCTGGCCATTCGGCTGCTCCGGAGAGAAGAGATCAGTGGTCAG GTGCTGCTCTCTCTACGCATTTTGCTACTGATGAAACCCAGTGTGCTATCCCGAGTCAGCCACCAGGTTGCGTACGGGCTCCATGAACTCCTGAAGACCAACGCAGCCAACATCCACTCAGGTGATGACTGGGCCACACTCTTCACGCTGCTGGAGTGCATCGGCTCAGGTGTGAAGCCTCCAGCTGCTCTGCAGGCCACAGCCAGAGCAGATGCACCTGATGCTG GGGCCCAGTCAGACAGTGAGCTCTCATCCTACCATCAGAATGATGTGAGCCTGGATCGAGGGTACACTTCCGACTCAGAGGTCTACACTGACCATGGCAGGCCGGGCAAGATACACCGATCAGCCACAGATGCCGATGTGGTCAACAGTGGTTGGTTAGTG GTCGGGAAGGATGACATTGATAACTCCAAGCCAGGGCCCAGCCACCCAGGCCCTTCACCCCTGATCAATCAATACAGCCTAACAGTGGGACTGGATTTGGGGCCACATGACACTAAGTCTCTGCTTAAGTGTGTGGAATCGCTGTCCTTCATCGTGCGTGATGCTGCCCATATCACACCTGACAACTTCGAGCTCTGTGTCAAGACTCTCCGGATCTTTGTGGAGGCCAGTCTGAATGGCG GATGCAAGTCCCAGGAGAAACGTGGCAAGAGTCACAAATATGACAGCAAAGGGAACCGCTTCAAGAAGAAATCCAAAGAGGGATCAATGCTTCGCCGGCCTCGAACCTCCAGCCAACATGCCTCTCGGGGCGGGCAGAGTGATGATGATGAGGACGAAGGCGTGCCTGCCAGCTACCATACGGTGTCTTTACAG TTGCTAGACCTGATGCACACCCTGCACACGCGGGCAGCCTCTATCTACAGCTCATGGGCGGAGGAGCAACGCCACCTGGAGACAGGTGGCCAGAAGATTGAAGCTGATTCTCGCACCCTCTGGGCCCACTGCTGGTGCCCTTTACTGCAGG GTATTGCCTGCCTGTGCTGCGATGCCCGGCGCCAGGTACGGATGCAGGCACTGACCTATCTGCAGCGAGCACTACTTGTACATGATCTGCAAAAGCTAGATGCCCTGGAATGGGAGTCCTGTTTTAACAAG GTGCTGTTTCCTCTACTTACCAAGCTCTTGGAGAACATCAGCCCTGCAGATGTGGGTGGGATGGAGGAGACCCGGATGAGGGCTTCCACATTGCTCTCTAAG GTCTTCCTGCAGCACCTGTCTCCACTGCTGTCACTCTCTACCTTTGCGGCCCTCTGGCTCACCATCTTGGACTTCATGGACAAGTACATGCACGCAGGTTCCAGCGACTTACTG TCAGAGGCGATCCCTGAGTCTCTGAAGAACATGCTTCTGGTGATGGACACAGCGGAGATTTTCCACAGTGCAGATGCACGGGGAGGCGGCCCCTCGGCCCTCTGGGAGATCACCTGGGAACGCATTGACTGTTTTCTGCCTCACCTACGAGATGAACTCTTCAAGCAGACCGTCATCCAGG ACCCCATACCCATGGAGCCTCATGGCCAAAAGCCTCTCGCCTCAGCCCACCTGACTTCCGCTGCTGGCGACACCAGGTCACCTGGCCATCCACCGCCCCCAGAGATTCCATCTGAGCTGGGGGCCTGTG ACTTTGAGAAGCCTGAAGGCCCCCGAGCCGCCAGCAGCAGCTCCCCAGGATCACCAGTGGCCTCAAGCCCCAGCAGGCTGAGCCCCACCCCCGATGGGCCTCCACCCTTGGCTCAGCCCCCACTGATCCTGCAGCCCTTGGCCTCCCCACTGCAGGTGGGCGTGCCACCTATGACTCTGCCCATCATCCTCAACCCTGCGCTCATCGAGGCCACCTCACCAGTGCCCCTCCTGGCCACACCCCGCCCCACAGATCCCATACCCACCTCTGAGGTCAACTAA